The Geminocystis sp. NIES-3708 genomic sequence TTTAAGCCATTTAAGAAAAAATCAAACTCTTTAACTAATTTTTTATTAATTGTAGTTAAGTATTTAATACTCTCATCAAATGTTTTGGAAGATATATAATTTTTAGCGACTACTTTACCATCAGTATTTTTGCTGTGATAAATAACTAAATCATTATTATCTTTGATGTTAAGATAGCGATAAGATTCGTAATAAACTTTATTTAAAAAATCTCTTAAATTATTTTTATGAAACTCCTCAGATTTATCCATTTATTCTTAAGTTTGCATCAATAAACTATTTAAACTTTCTTTAAAAATATCAAGACATGAGCGTAAAACTTTTACTTTCCAAAAAGCTATATTTAAACTTTTTTGTAGAGTTGTATAAATCATATTTTTATTCTAGTAACTATATATAAATCAGGTTAATTCGTTGGTAAATCCCAATATTTTGCCCTTTCTTCTAACCAACCTTCTTGTTTTAATTTTCTGACAACTTGATTAATTTTATCTCTCAATTCTTGATATTGTCTTCCTTTCGGTAATGCGATCGCCAAAGGATAACCACCGAAAATAGTAGGTAATAGTTGATAATCGGGGTTTTCCTGTATCCATCCCGTTAATATAGTTATATCTCCTGCAAAACTTTGAATTTCCCCTGATTCTAAAAATTCTAGGGCTTGTTGATAGGATGAAACTTCCTTTAATTTTGCTTGAGGTAAATTATACTTAATTTGTGCAATAGCTCTGGAATTGTTAAGAATGCCGATTTTACCGCTAAAATTCCTGATATTAGGGTTTATTTGCACTTTTTTGACGATAATTCCTGTACCATCAAGGTAGTAAAAATCACTAAAATCTACGATGCGCTGACGAGAAGCATTAACCGTTATAAAAGCGATGGCTAAATCTACTTCTAAATCTGTTACTTTTTGGATTCTTTCTTGATTAGACAG encodes the following:
- a CDS encoding transporter substrate-binding domain-containing protein, translated to MISQKLLFIIIAFVISIPVKVYSASWEEINKKGELVIGVKDNLRPLGYRDSQGNLRGFEIDVARRLALELLGSENALKLIPLSNQERIQKVTDLEVDLAIAFITVNASRQRIVDFSDFYYLDGTGIIVKKVQINPNIRNFSGKIGILNNSRAIAQIKYNLPQAKLKEVSSYQQALEFLESGEIQSFAGDITILTGWIQENPDYQLLPTIFGGYPLAIALPKGRQYQELRDKINQVVRKLKQEGWLEERAKYWDLPTN